In Vibrio tritonius, the following are encoded in one genomic region:
- a CDS encoding non-ribosomal peptide synthetase, producing the protein MIDLNRSSIYAGEQQNLVLPLSAAQRGMWFAQQLNNEANAKVFKVIEYMDIDGHINSDLLVRAIVQTHQETDAFQFNFEMGSHGEVHQVYAPRSCLVPQVDVSQAPDPAAAALEWIAHESERRFDPLFGPLCSFAVIKLSEDRYWYFSSAHHLVIDGFGARLFSTRVADIYTALAQGEAVPHTDFTSLASVLELEQQYQQSKQYSKDQDYWCEQMKQRPAPISLASRQSSCVEIVRRQAYVPTSVQQQLLSLAHTLHTPLPQLLITLNALYLARMTGQQELVIGCPMTGRRNKVARQCPSMMSNVLPLRLNFAPLSTLAQLVDQVKGKVMSAVRHQAYRGEALSADLGLVNGDDVLCLTHVNILPFDYTMTFAGHAVQSHNLALGPIDDLAINICDRGEDKGLELCLDANRALYSDAELDGHFARLMNFYQQVVKQELSLPVGQFPLLTADDEQHWVISNTTQADFGAFQSAYALFEHRAEVSPNAIAVSTESDNVTYAKLNVQANKLAHYLRRLGISAESKVAVCCDRGEQWITALLAVFKAGGAYVPIDPAYPQERIEYMLQDSQPQVLLTDGILDFSADALANFEHSVTLVHLTQDRLLWNQESEHNLDHRAATAQDLAYVIYTSGSTGKPKGVMVEHHTLTNLIHWHNQAFSLNEHSVASSVAGMGFDAAVWEVWPPLATGARLCLPDLATTRDPQRLLAWWQAQDVEVSFLPTPIAELAFAAQIAPKSLRYLLVGGDKLNRNVPENAHYTLVNNYGPTETTVVATSGQMNGAQTLHIGKPIANTQIYLLDEQQQRVPWGVTGEIYIGGAGVARGYLNLPEQTAERFVCDPFSTLPNARMYRTGDVASFAYDGTLIYQGRNDSQVKIRGYRIELGEIAHALQQCAGVEMAAVQVLKEQNDQRIVAYYTEAKRNAQSDLNPSVRIEELHEQLAATLPIYMVPSAFVCLEQLPLTANGKVDYRALPHPSADAYIHRTYEVPQNEQERLLADIWQTLLGVEQVGRQDNFFELGGHSLLAVQLIEQLRQSGIELTIKTLFAHPTLAKLSQALCASSTAAPSRSRVPHNRISLGLSQLTPQELSLIELEQSHIDLIVAQTTGGVSNIQEIYPLAPLQEGILFHHMLAQEGDPYITRAIKAFTTEQEMQRFVAALQAVINRHDILRTSVLWQGLPEPVQVVWREAPLHVQQLELAEEDKVEALKAHFAPETTRINVHRAPMMALAATEDAAHERWLLCLMMHHLCFDHTTLELMMEEVQAHLLGKEDLLPAPLPFRDFVYESRQQVDLEAQRAYFTRRLADIDEPCAPFQLLDVQGDGSDTTEYHLPLEAVLADKIRALAKHHGVSAATVFHLAWALVIRAATGRDDVVFGTVLFGRMAAGDGANRVLGMFLNTLPLRLSLSTQSVASAIDETQGHLAEMLDYEHASLSLAQQCSSVAKQSPLFTALINYRYDGGSRQTEIQAQSLDLLYAEERTNYPMVLSINDHGLGGFSLDVQVAKRVGSERVGAMMVTALTNLVDPQVANEPIHKLNVVPDTEWQQLQKLARGGSHSVVACQSHDNVVQRFTTHAHRYPDDRALLDTLGAMSYGELDQASNQLAHQLIHAGVGAEQRVALCFDRTRYSIIAMLAVLKAGGAYVPMDPHYPLERLAYMVENSEPTLILTDGIVDFAPVLAAMSPDSRLHAQADKVWNLMQETDWRLASSEPVVNTIKGNQLAYMIYTSGSTGKPKGVMVEHAQLLHLVDWHNPAFGVTRHTPVSAVAGVGFDASVWEIWPPLCVGAQLHLPNLSISKDPEQLLQWWQDTPIEVGFLSTPIAELAIQRKLTHPTLRYLLVGGDRLNRVPAADASYQLVNNYGPTETTVVATSGVIISDASVIDIGQPIKGNQIHLLDSYGQLVPYGVVGELYIGGTGVARGYFKLAEMTEQRFIADPFTTQEISKQPGAVIPRLYRSGDLGRWRQDGTLEYLGRNDSQVKIRGFRIELGEISASLNTHSGVSEATVTVNCEQNTTLVAYYVGQAQPQALKVYLAARLPEYMVPVAYVKLDALPLTANGKVDYRALPAPQQQDLAQQAYLPPEGEIEQTIASIWQRLLGVQQIGRQDSFFELGGHSMLAVQFLNEARQHGYELSLSALFTSSRLADIADMIARHGEQADMAVALRAAKEDERPLFIVPEASGEMMYAPLLASYIDPAIPVYGLSAPDRNEAPFKTIEAAAARFARLMREVQPQGPYRLTGISLGGTLAWEISQQLLGQDQQVEYVGIVDTSAVKPQVARHQLREQMSDEQQLTAMSKEVFDGLAADILSLNQELTPEDPSISWYDYYREASAMGMLPSGWSEQYYRQWLLHREGILAADYHYQALPMAMDLLIAEERPVGESAEMAAYLGWDRFMPTQEITVAMIKETNHYHVFVEPYIGYMAEAMSQGILARQAQYEQGHTFTHAHFESAVEILHQGDNVTNVVLYLLDSTDLLLNRRPHLSNWGQDCLVLALRPRGLNGLNVPHTTVEAAAHYYWQAIQSYIQPEATVHVMGAGSQAWVAAQLGATIAQHVDTTPQVYLDRVAATESDDNTRGQDVTMVEVILHWCNRLAKLGWVLGITERDILTLDHQQRIELLDAALIAAKPTKACQMKAWPTAQDIEALLRIEAAQQRMPSALTIPNHVCQHWLLSTVSEEEWSWWQGTLDHVTRHNEPHSCCGLDQSIVGLVTGDF; encoded by the coding sequence ATGATTGATCTGAATCGTTCATCAATTTATGCCGGTGAACAGCAGAACCTTGTATTACCTTTATCCGCCGCTCAAAGAGGCATGTGGTTTGCTCAGCAATTAAATAATGAAGCCAATGCCAAAGTCTTCAAAGTTATCGAATATATGGACATTGATGGCCATATTAATTCTGATTTGTTGGTTCGGGCCATTGTTCAAACCCATCAGGAAACCGATGCATTTCAGTTTAATTTTGAAATGGGATCGCACGGTGAGGTGCACCAAGTGTACGCGCCAAGAAGTTGTTTGGTTCCGCAAGTCGATGTGAGTCAAGCGCCCGATCCAGCGGCCGCAGCCCTTGAATGGATCGCGCATGAAAGCGAGCGCCGTTTTGACCCGTTGTTTGGTCCGCTCTGTTCATTTGCCGTGATAAAGTTAAGTGAAGATCGTTATTGGTACTTCTCTTCGGCCCACCATCTCGTCATCGATGGATTTGGTGCGCGACTTTTTTCAACTCGTGTCGCTGATATTTATACCGCATTAGCCCAAGGGGAGGCGGTTCCACATACTGACTTTACCTCGCTCGCGAGTGTGTTGGAACTTGAGCAGCAGTATCAACAAAGCAAGCAATACAGCAAAGACCAAGATTATTGGTGTGAGCAAATGAAGCAAAGGCCAGCGCCAATCAGCCTTGCATCTCGTCAATCCTCTTGTGTTGAGATAGTGCGTCGTCAGGCTTACGTGCCCACCTCCGTTCAACAACAATTACTGTCTCTAGCACACACACTTCACACGCCGTTACCGCAACTGCTGATCACGCTAAATGCGCTTTATCTTGCGCGCATGACTGGTCAACAAGAATTGGTTATAGGATGCCCAATGACAGGGCGACGCAATAAAGTAGCACGCCAATGCCCGAGTATGATGTCGAATGTACTCCCATTAAGGCTCAACTTTGCACCACTGAGTACCTTGGCTCAGTTGGTGGATCAAGTAAAAGGCAAAGTGATGAGTGCGGTACGCCATCAGGCCTATCGTGGTGAAGCGTTGTCCGCTGACCTTGGTTTGGTGAATGGCGACGATGTGTTATGCCTTACTCACGTTAATATTTTGCCGTTTGATTACACCATGACGTTTGCCGGTCATGCGGTTCAATCACATAACTTAGCGCTTGGACCCATTGATGATTTGGCGATCAACATTTGTGATCGTGGAGAAGATAAGGGACTAGAGCTGTGTCTTGATGCAAACCGTGCTCTGTATAGCGATGCTGAACTGGATGGCCACTTTGCGCGCTTAATGAATTTCTATCAGCAAGTGGTTAAACAAGAATTATCTTTGCCAGTTGGTCAATTTCCCTTGCTTACCGCTGATGACGAGCAACATTGGGTAATTAGCAATACGACGCAAGCTGACTTTGGCGCGTTTCAATCGGCGTACGCGCTTTTTGAACATCGGGCTGAAGTGTCTCCGAATGCGATTGCGGTCAGTACCGAGAGTGACAATGTCACTTATGCAAAACTTAACGTTCAAGCCAATAAACTTGCTCATTATTTACGTCGTTTAGGTATCAGTGCTGAGAGCAAAGTCGCGGTATGTTGCGACCGAGGTGAGCAATGGATTACGGCATTGTTAGCGGTGTTTAAAGCGGGTGGCGCTTATGTACCAATTGATCCGGCTTATCCGCAAGAGCGCATTGAATATATGCTGCAAGACAGCCAACCTCAAGTGCTGCTGACCGATGGTATTCTCGATTTTTCTGCGGACGCTTTAGCCAATTTTGAACACTCAGTGACGTTAGTGCATCTTACGCAAGATAGGCTTTTATGGAACCAAGAGAGTGAGCACAACCTCGATCACCGTGCAGCTACAGCTCAAGATTTAGCCTATGTGATTTACACCTCCGGCTCAACCGGTAAACCCAAGGGGGTTATGGTTGAGCATCATACTTTGACCAACTTAATCCATTGGCATAACCAAGCGTTCTCGCTCAATGAGCACAGTGTTGCTTCGAGCGTTGCGGGGATGGGATTTGATGCGGCGGTATGGGAAGTGTGGCCACCGTTAGCAACAGGAGCACGGTTATGTTTGCCTGATCTTGCCACAACTCGGGATCCGCAGCGCTTATTGGCTTGGTGGCAAGCGCAAGACGTTGAAGTGAGTTTTTTACCTACGCCGATCGCTGAATTAGCGTTTGCTGCACAAATTGCGCCAAAGAGCTTGCGTTATCTTTTGGTGGGCGGTGATAAACTCAATCGCAATGTGCCAGAAAATGCCCATTACACCTTGGTCAACAACTATGGTCCAACCGAAACCACTGTGGTGGCCACCTCTGGGCAGATGAATGGTGCTCAAACCTTACACATCGGCAAACCGATTGCGAACACCCAGATTTACCTGCTTGATGAACAGCAACAGCGTGTACCGTGGGGCGTAACGGGGGAAATCTACATAGGTGGTGCTGGGGTGGCTCGTGGCTACCTTAACTTGCCAGAACAGACCGCCGAGCGATTTGTCTGCGACCCATTTTCGACGTTACCGAATGCGCGTATGTACCGGACAGGCGATGTTGCTTCGTTTGCATACGATGGCACCTTGATTTATCAAGGTCGTAATGACAGCCAAGTGAAAATTCGTGGTTACCGTATTGAGTTGGGCGAAATTGCTCATGCTCTGCAACAGTGCGCTGGAGTGGAGATGGCCGCAGTCCAAGTTCTCAAAGAGCAAAATGATCAACGCATCGTTGCCTATTACACAGAGGCAAAGCGGAATGCGCAAAGCGACCTCAATCCTTCCGTTAGGATTGAAGAACTGCACGAGCAACTTGCAGCTACCTTACCCATCTATATGGTGCCCAGTGCGTTTGTCTGTTTAGAGCAATTGCCTTTAACGGCAAACGGCAAAGTCGATTATCGCGCTTTACCTCATCCAAGTGCTGATGCTTATATTCATCGCACCTATGAAGTGCCTCAAAATGAACAAGAGCGGTTGCTTGCTGACATTTGGCAAACACTGCTTGGTGTGGAACAAGTTGGTCGCCAAGACAACTTTTTTGAACTGGGTGGACACTCACTGCTTGCAGTGCAGCTTATCGAACAGTTACGTCAGAGTGGTATTGAATTAACCATCAAAACCTTGTTTGCTCATCCTACGTTAGCAAAGCTTAGTCAGGCACTTTGTGCCTCTTCAACGGCGGCTCCATCTCGTTCTCGAGTTCCCCACAACCGCATATCCCTTGGCTTGAGCCAATTGACTCCACAAGAGTTGTCGCTCATAGAGTTAGAGCAGTCGCATATTGATTTGATTGTTGCACAGACCACAGGTGGGGTAAGTAACATCCAAGAGATTTACCCATTAGCGCCACTGCAAGAAGGGATTTTGTTCCACCATATGCTTGCGCAAGAGGGCGACCCTTATATCACAAGAGCCATCAAAGCGTTTACCACAGAGCAAGAAATGCAGCGTTTTGTCGCCGCTTTGCAAGCGGTGATCAATCGACACGATATCTTACGTACCAGCGTTTTGTGGCAAGGTTTGCCTGAACCGGTCCAAGTGGTTTGGCGTGAAGCGCCATTGCATGTCCAGCAGCTTGAATTGGCTGAGGAAGACAAAGTTGAGGCGTTAAAAGCGCATTTTGCTCCTGAAACAACACGCATTAATGTGCATCGTGCGCCGATGATGGCACTGGCCGCGACCGAAGATGCGGCCCATGAACGTTGGTTGCTCTGTTTGATGATGCACCACCTTTGCTTTGACCACACCACCTTAGAGCTGATGATGGAAGAGGTTCAAGCCCATTTGCTCGGCAAAGAGGATTTGTTACCGGCACCACTGCCGTTTCGTGATTTTGTTTACGAAAGTCGCCAACAGGTTGATCTTGAAGCGCAACGTGCTTATTTCACTCGTCGCCTTGCGGATATCGATGAGCCATGTGCGCCATTTCAATTATTGGATGTCCAAGGCGATGGCAGTGATACCACGGAATACCACTTACCATTAGAGGCGGTTTTAGCAGATAAGATTCGCGCGCTAGCCAAACATCACGGTGTAAGCGCTGCCACGGTATTCCATCTTGCATGGGCATTGGTGATTCGTGCGGCGACAGGTCGTGATGATGTGGTGTTTGGTACGGTACTGTTTGGTCGTATGGCGGCCGGCGATGGCGCTAATCGTGTATTGGGGATGTTTCTTAATACCTTGCCATTGCGATTGAGTTTAAGCACACAATCGGTGGCCAGTGCCATTGACGAAACCCAAGGGCATTTGGCTGAAATGTTGGATTACGAACACGCGTCGCTCTCTCTTGCCCAACAGTGCAGCAGCGTGGCGAAGCAAAGCCCTCTTTTTACTGCACTGATCAATTATCGCTATGATGGTGGCAGTCGCCAAACTGAGATTCAAGCACAATCTCTGGATCTGTTGTACGCAGAAGAGCGAACCAACTATCCGATGGTGTTATCAATTAATGATCACGGCTTAGGCGGTTTCTCACTTGATGTTCAAGTTGCAAAGCGGGTTGGCAGTGAGCGGGTTGGCGCTATGATGGTGACGGCGTTGACGAATCTGGTTGATCCGCAAGTGGCTAATGAGCCGATTCACAAGCTGAATGTGGTGCCTGACACTGAATGGCAGCAGTTGCAAAAACTTGCGCGAGGTGGAAGTCATTCGGTGGTGGCGTGTCAGTCACATGACAATGTGGTGCAACGTTTTACTACTCATGCTCATCGTTATCCTGACGATAGGGCGTTGCTCGATACACTTGGAGCAATGAGCTATGGTGAATTGGACCAGGCGTCCAATCAATTGGCACATCAGCTTATTCACGCTGGCGTGGGCGCTGAGCAACGTGTGGCGCTCTGCTTTGATCGCACTCGTTATAGCATTATTGCGATGTTGGCGGTGTTAAAAGCGGGTGGAGCTTATGTTCCTATGGATCCTCACTATCCTTTAGAGCGCTTGGCGTATATGGTCGAAAACAGCGAACCGACCTTGATTCTCACTGATGGCATTGTTGATTTTGCACCCGTATTGGCGGCGATGTCACCTGACAGCCGTTTACATGCTCAAGCCGATAAGGTCTGGAACCTGATGCAAGAGACCGACTGGCGTTTGGCAAGCAGTGAACCTGTGGTCAACACCATTAAAGGGAATCAGCTTGCCTATATGATTTATACCTCAGGCTCGACCGGGAAACCGAAAGGCGTGATGGTTGAACATGCTCAATTATTGCATTTGGTCGATTGGCACAATCCGGCGTTTGGCGTTACTCGCCACACTCCAGTTTCTGCAGTTGCGGGAGTCGGATTTGATGCGAGCGTATGGGAAATTTGGCCACCACTGTGCGTGGGAGCACAATTGCATCTGCCAAACTTATCCATCTCAAAAGATCCCGAACAGTTATTGCAATGGTGGCAAGATACCCCGATTGAAGTGGGCTTTTTGTCGACTCCGATTGCTGAACTGGCTATACAGCGTAAGTTAACCCATCCAACACTGCGCTACTTATTGGTTGGTGGCGATCGCCTCAATCGAGTGCCGGCAGCAGATGCCTCTTACCAATTAGTCAATAACTATGGTCCAACGGAAACCACTGTGGTGGCTACATCTGGCGTCATTATCAGTGATGCTAGCGTCATTGATATCGGCCAACCGATAAAAGGTAATCAGATCCATCTTTTAGACAGCTACGGTCAATTGGTGCCTTATGGCGTGGTTGGAGAGCTGTATATTGGCGGAACGGGCGTGGCGCGCGGCTACTTTAAACTTGCTGAGATGACCGAGCAGCGTTTTATCGCTGATCCGTTTACAACCCAAGAGATAAGCAAACAGCCGGGCGCTGTGATTCCGCGGCTTTATCGCAGTGGTGATTTGGGGCGCTGGCGTCAAGATGGCACGTTAGAGTATTTGGGGCGCAATGATAGCCAAGTGAAAATTCGCGGTTTCCGGATTGAGCTAGGAGAAATTAGCGCTAGCCTCAATACTCACAGCGGCGTGAGTGAAGCAACTGTGACGGTGAACTGTGAGCAAAACACCACGCTGGTGGCGTACTATGTTGGGCAAGCGCAGCCTCAAGCACTGAAAGTCTATTTGGCGGCGCGATTACCAGAATATATGGTGCCGGTTGCCTATGTGAAATTGGATGCTCTGCCTTTAACGGCGAATGGCAAAGTGGATTACCGTGCCTTGCCCGCTCCGCAGCAGCAAGATCTTGCGCAGCAGGCGTATCTTCCTCCTGAGGGAGAGATAGAGCAAACCATCGCATCGATTTGGCAGCGTTTGCTTGGAGTGCAGCAGATTGGCCGCCAAGACAGTTTCTTTGAACTGGGTGGTCATTCGATGTTGGCGGTGCAATTTTTAAATGAGGCGCGTCAGCATGGTTATGAATTAAGTTTATCGGCGCTCTTTACCTCATCACGTTTGGCTGACATTGCCGATATGATTGCGCGTCATGGCGAGCAAGCGGATATGGCGGTGGCACTACGTGCAGCAAAAGAGGATGAACGGCCGCTGTTTATTGTGCCTGAAGCCAGTGGCGAGATGATGTATGCGCCACTACTGGCAAGTTATATTGATCCTGCAATACCTGTTTATGGTCTGTCGGCACCGGATCGTAACGAGGCGCCGTTTAAAACCATTGAAGCGGCTGCAGCGCGTTTTGCACGTTTGATGCGTGAAGTCCAGCCTCAAGGCCCATATCGCTTAACTGGCATTTCCCTTGGTGGCACGTTGGCTTGGGAAATTTCCCAACAATTACTAGGCCAAGATCAGCAAGTGGAATACGTTGGTATTGTTGATACATCGGCGGTAAAACCTCAGGTAGCACGTCATCAATTGCGCGAACAAATGAGTGATGAGCAGCAACTGACGGCGATGAGTAAAGAAGTCTTTGATGGTTTGGCGGCAGATATTTTGAGTCTCAACCAAGAGTTGACGCCGGAAGATCCTTCTATCTCTTGGTATGACTACTACCGAGAAGCAAGTGCTATGGGAATGCTGCCAAGCGGTTGGAGTGAGCAGTATTACCGTCAATGGTTATTGCATCGCGAAGGTATTCTAGCGGCCGATTATCACTATCAAGCTCTGCCGATGGCGATGGATCTATTGATTGCAGAAGAGCGCCCAGTGGGAGAATCCGCTGAAATGGCAGCTTATCTAGGTTGGGACCGCTTCATGCCTACGCAGGAGATCACGGTTGCCATGATCAAAGAGACCAATCATTACCATGTGTTCGTTGAGCCATACATTGGTTATATGGCAGAAGCGATGTCGCAAGGCATCTTGGCACGCCAAGCACAATATGAGCAAGGTCACACGTTTACCCACGCGCATTTTGAGTCAGCAGTTGAAATACTTCATCAAGGTGACAATGTCACAAATGTGGTGCTGTACCTACTTGATAGCACAGATCTGTTGCTCAATCGTCGTCCGCACTTGTCGAATTGGGGACAAGATTGCCTCGTGTTGGCACTACGCCCACGTGGTTTGAATGGCCTAAATGTGCCACACACAACGGTCGAGGCGGCGGCGCACTATTATTGGCAAGCGATTCAGTCCTATATCCAACCAGAAGCTACCGTGCATGTCATGGGAGCCGGCAGTCAGGCTTGGGTTGCTGCCCAATTAGGCGCGACGATCGCTCAGCATGTTGATACGACACCTCAAGTCTATCTGGATCGTGTCGCAGCAACGGAGAGTGACGACAATACGAGGGGACAAGATGTCACCATGGTTGAGGTGATTCTTCACTGGTGCAATCGGTTAGCAAAACTTGGTTGGGTATTGGGGATAACGGAGCGGGATATTCTGACGTTGGATCACCAGCAACGTATTGAGCTACTGGATGCCGCTTTGATTGCTGCCAAACCGACCAAAGCTTGCCAAATGAAAGCGTGGCCAACAGCCCAAGATATTGAGGCGTTACTGCGAATTGAGGCGGCGCAGCAGCGCATGCCAAGTGCTTTGACGATACCAAACCATGTCTGTCAACATTGGTTACTGAGTACGGTAAGTGAAGAAGAGTGGTCTTGGTGGCAAGGCACTCTAGATCATGTGACGCGTCATAACGAGCCGCACAGTTGTTGTGGTTTGGATCAAAGCATTGTTGGTCTGGTAACCGGTGATTTCTAA